The Parolsenella catena region CAGTTCTTCGAGGCGCTCAAGGCCAAGTTCAGGCGCCCCGTCAAGGTTGGGCGGGCCGAGAAGGGTGGTGAGGCCGATGAGTAACATGACCGCCTCCGAGCGTCATGCCGCCGAGCGCCGCGAGCGCACCAAGATGGTGCCGCTGCCCTCCGACTCCATCGTCCCCGAGCGCGACGTCAACGAGCGTCCCGTCCTCGAATGCCGCCACCTTGGCATCGAGTTCGGCGGACTCAAGGCCGTCGACGACTTCAACTTCACGGTGGGCAAGACCGAGATCGCCGGTCTCATCGGCCCGAACGGTGCCGGCAAGACCACGGTGTTCAACCTGCTCACGAAGGTGTACAACCCCACGCACGGCATGGTCATGCTCGACGGCCAGGACACGGCCGGCATGGACATCGCCGCCGCGAGTCGCGCCGGCGTGGCCCGAACGTTCCAGAACATCCGCCTGTTCTCGTCGCTGTCCGTGGAGGACAACGTCAAGATCGGCCTGCACAACCAGATCAAGGAGCACACGGCCCCGGCCGTCTTCCGCCTGCCCTCGTACTGGAAGGCCGAGAAGCAGATGCACGAGCGCGCGCTGGAGCTGCTCGACTTCTTTGACATGGGCGTCTATGCCAACCACGTCGCCGGCTCTCTGCCCTACGGCGCCCAGCGCAGGCTCGAGATCGTGCGCGCCCTCGCCACGAACCCCAAGCTTCTGCTGCTCGACGAGCCGGCCGCCGGCATGAACCCGTCCGAGACGGCCGAGCTCATGGACAACATCCGCCGCATCCGCGACGAGTTCCACATCGCCGTCATGCTCATCGAGCACGACATGGACCTCGTCATGGGCATCTGCGAGGGCATCGCGGTGCTCAACTTTGGCAAGATCATCGCCAAGGGCACGCCCGAGCAGATCCAGAGCAACCCGCAGGTCATCGAGGCTTACCTCGGCAAGCAGGATGAGGAGGCCTAGCATGAGCATCCTTCACGTTGAGGACCTCAACGTCTACTACGGTTCCATCCACGCGGTGAAGGGCATCTCCTTCGACGTCGAGGAGGGCGAGATCGTCACCCTCATCGGCGCGAACGGCGCCGGCAAGTCCACGACGCTCAATACCGTCGCCGGCCTGCTGAAGCCGCGCGAGGGCAAGGTCGAGTTCGAGGGGGAGAGCCTGCTGGGCATCCCGCCGCACAAGATCGTGAGCCGCGGCATGGCGCTGTGCCCCGAGGGCAGGCGCGTGTTCCTGCAGATGAGCGTGAGAGACAACCTCGAGATGGGCGCCTTCACGCGCACGAACTCCGCTGAGGTCGCAGACTCGCTCGAGATGGTGTTCGAGCGCTTCCCGCGCCTCAAGGAGCGCGAGGGCCAGAGCGCCGGCACCCTCTCCGGCGGCGAGCAGCAGATGCTGGCCATGGGCCGCGCCCTCATGAGCAAGCCGCGCCTGCTCATGCTCGACGAGCCCTCCATGGGCCTGGCGCCCATCCTTGTGCAGGAGATCTTCAACATCATCAAGGCCCTGCACGACGCCGGCACGACGGTGCTTCTCGTGGAGCAGAACGCCCGCATGGCGCTCTCCATCGCAGACCGCGCCTACGTGCTCGAGACGGGCAAGGTGTCCATGAGCGGCAACGCCGCAGACCTCGCGAACGACGAGCGCGTCAAGCAGGCCTACCTCGGCGGCTGACGCTGCGACACATCGAGCGGACACAGGGCCGGTGCCTTCGGGCGCCGGCCCTTTTTGTGCGCTTGCGACACGACGCTTGCGTTGCCGTGGCGTTTCTGCGCGCTGGGAGCCTCCTGAGCGTGCAAAAGCGCCACGGCAATGCGGACCAAAGGGGACGGGTTCGTTTGGTCCCGGAGGGGAGCCAAACGAACCCGTCCCCTTTGGTCCCTAGAGCGAGAAGGTCTGCCAGTCGCCGTCGGGCGTGGGCCACGTCGGCCGCGCGGTGTGCGTCGCTGCCCACGGTGATGGGCACGCCAGCACGCGCACGCCGGCGCGGGCAGCGGCGGCCACGTTCTGCTCGAACGTGGAGGTACCGTCCGAGAACGACGTGTGCGTGTGGCAGTCGACGATTGGCGTGGACATGCGGGCCTCCCGGGCGTGCGCGTGCAGGGATACCATGGAAACGGGCAGCTCCAGGCCGTGCGCCGGCGTGCCGCCCCTACACTCAATAGGTTAGCCAAAAACCACCTGGGGGTAGCGCCGTGGCACTGAACCAAGAAGAGCTCGAGGAGCGGGCAGCACTTGCCGAGGAGGACGCCGAGGTCGAGAAGAAGGCCGAGCAGTCCTCCAACATCGTGAGCATCCTCGTCATCATCGGACGCATCACGGGGTTCTTCCGCACCTCCGTGCAGGCGTGGGCCATCGGCGCTCTGGGCCTGGCGAGCGCCTACACCGTGGCCAACAACCTGCCCAACCTGCTCTACGAGCTCGTCATGGGCGGCATGCTCATCACGTCCTTCTTGCCGGTGTACATGTCGGTCAAGAGCAAGCGGGGCAGCAAGGCCGCGGCGGAGTACGCCAGCAACCTCACCTCCATCGTGGTGCTCGTGATGCTCGTGGTGCTCGCCCTGAGCATCGTCTTCGCCGTGCCCATCGTGTGGACCCAGTCGGCGGGCGCCACGGAGGGCTTCGACTCCGATCTCGCCGTCTACTTCTTCAGGTGGTTCGCCATCGAGGTCGTGCTCTACGCGCTGTCGTCGCTCGTCTCGGGCGTGCTCAACGCCGAGAGGGACTACTTTGCCAGCAACGTCGCCCCCATCCTCAACAACGTCATCACCATCGCGGGATTTCTCATCTACGGCTACCTCGTGAACTCGCTGGGCATGCCCATGGAGTCTGCCATCGTGGTGCTCGCCGTGGCCAACCCGCTTGGCGTGGGCGTCCAAGTGCTGGCGCAGGTGCCGGCGCTGCTGCGTCATGGCGTGCGCCTGCGCCCCCACATCAACCTGCATGACCCCGCCCTGCGAGAGACGCTCAAGATCGGCCTGCCCACGCTCGTGCTCATGCTCATCTCCACGCCCACGGCTGCCGTCACGAGCAGCTGTGCCCTGTCCGTGACGCCGGCGGGCGCCTCGATCGCCTACTACGCGCGCGTCTGGTACGTGCTGCCCTTCTCGATCTTTGCCGTCCCCATCTCAGTGACCATGTTCACCGAGCTCTCGGGCAGCTACATGGCCGGCAAGGTCGAGACGTTCAAGGGCTACCTCGCCAGCGGCATTCGCAAGATCGTCTTCACGCTCGTCCCCATGACGCTGTACCTCATCGTGTTCGCGCCCTGCCTCATCGCGGTGTTCACGGCCGGCAGCTTCTCGGGCGAGGCCGCCCAGCAGACGAGCGTCTACCTGCAGTGCCTGGCGCTCGCCCTGCCGTTCTACGGCCTGTCGAGCTACCTGCAGAAGGCGTGCTCGTCCATGATCAAGATGAACTTCTACATGGTTGCCACCATCGTGGCCACGGTGCTGCAGATCGGCATCTGCGTGGGTCTCACCCCGGTGTGGGGCCTGTACGTGGTGCCCATCTCGTCCACGTTCTTCTACGGCTCCGTCGTTATCGTGACGCTCGCCCACATCAGGCACGAGCTCGGCAGCATCGGCATGCGCTCGATCGTGCGCACCACCGTGCGGGCGCTCGTGCTCGGCGGCCTGGGGGCCCTTGTGGGTGCGGCCATCCTCGCCGTGCTCGCCTACGCCATGGGGCCGTGCCAGGGCATCGCCCGCGGCGCGCTATACTGCGTGCTTGGCGGCGTCCCTGCCGTGCTCGTCACGTTTGGCGTCGCCTATGCGAGGGGCGTCTCCGAGGCCCCGTTCTTCGACGCCCTGTTCGCGCGCGTCGCCCGCCACGCGGGCGCCCGCCGCGCCAGGTAGCACAAGCCCCGGCCCCGTCCGCAGGCGGGGCCGGCACAACACATAGGAGCATTTCGCATGGACTTTCTCATGAAGAGGGACGACATCCAGCCCGTCATCCTCGGCGGCGACATGTCCACCTACTCGCTTGCCCGCGAGTTCTACGAGGCATTCGGGGTCGCGAGCGTCGTCATCGGCATGGACGCCATCTCCGTCATCAAGAAGTCGCGCTTCGTGCGCATGCACATCGTGCCCGACAACGGCCGAGACAGCATCGAGGCCGCCATCCGCGAGATAGCGGCGCGGGACGCGGGCAAGAAGGTCATCGTCATCGCCAACACCGACGATCGCGTCGAGCTCGTCGAGAACATCCAGGACGCGCTGCCCGGCAACGTCGTGTGCCCGCTGCCCCCGCACGACCTCATGAGCGAGGTCTCGGACAAGGTGCGCTTCCAGCAGCTGTGCGGCTCCTATGGCCTCGACGTGCCCAAGACGCAGGTCGTGTCGCTGGCGGGCGAGCAGCCCATCGCGCCCGCGCCCATCGCGTTTCCGCTCATCGCCAAGCCCGCGGCGTCCTCCGAGTACAACCACTACATCGCCCAGGGCTTCCAGAAGATCTACTTCATGCACGAGCAGGCCGAGCTCGACCACCTGTGGGCGGCGCTGCGCGAGGCCGGCTTTGCGGGCGAGTTCCTCGTCCAGGAGCTCATCGAGGGCGACGACACCTACATGGACAGCCTCACGGTCTACATGAACCGCGCGGGCGAACCTCTGCTGCTGTCCGGCGCGCACGTGCTGCTCGAGGACCACGCGCCCACGCTGTTCGGCAACCCCGTGGCCATGATCACCACGCCCATGCCCGAGCTGTGGGAGAAGGTCGTGGAGCTGCTGCGCGGCATCGGCTGGTACGGCTTTGCCAACATCGACATCAAGCGCGACCCCAAGACGGGCCGCAAGCTCTTCCTCGACCTCAATCCGCGCGTGGGCGCAAACTCGTTCTACTCTGCGGTGGCGGGCGCCAACCCCATGTACGTGCTCGTCCGCGACGTCATCGACGGCGACGCCACCCAGCACCGCATCGACCGCAACGTGCTGTACCACCGCGTGCCCGTGAGCCTCGCGCGCCGCTACGTGCGCGATGCCGAGACGCTCGCGCTCTTCGACGAGTGCGTGCGCCGCGGAGACGTCGCCAACCCCTCGCGCTGCAAGGCCGACACGCTCGGCTCGCGCTTCGCGGGCCTGCTCATGGAGAAGAACTTCATCCGCAAGTTCGCCAAGTTCTACCCCGAGCCCACTGACACCTCGTTCTAGGGAGTGGCCATGGCCAACAAGCCCGTCGCTGACAGCCGCCGCGGGACGCAGGCGCGTCTTGGGGCGCTCAGGGAGCCCGGCCGTGCCGGCATCGTCTCGCTTGCCGCCGCACTCGTGCCGGTGCTGCTCATCTGCCTGCTCGCCACGCCCATCTACCCGATGAGCCCCGACGAGCAGGTCCAGCAGCTCTATGCGAGCGGCCGCTTCCTTGGCGCCGGCCAGCAGCTGCTCATGCCCTACTCGCTCGTCACGTTCAGCGCTCCAATCTCTGCGCTCTACGCGCTGCTGCCGGCCGTGCCGTGGTACGCGCTTGCGCTTCTCGGCCTCGTCGTGGCCTCGTTTGCGGTGGCGTGGGACAAGACGCTGCGCTCGCGCATGTCGGGGCGGCTGTGCGTGCCCACGCTCGCGCTGCTCGTGGCCCTCGAGGTCATCTCGACGCTCTACCTCACCTACACCATCGTGGCGTTCCTCGCCGTGGGCGCGGGCCTCATGCTCGTGCTTGGCCGCGCCGCGTTCGACAGTCCGGGCGGCGCCCACGCAACGGACGTGGCCGGCATGGCGCTCGTCGCGGCGGGCTACTCACTGCGTCCGGAGAGCGGCCTTGCCGCCATCGTCGTGTTCGCCCCGTTCGCCGTCTGGGTGCTCGTGCGCAACCGCAACGCGGGCTCCATCGCGCGCGGCGTCATCGTCGTGGCGCT contains the following coding sequences:
- a CDS encoding carboxylate--amine ligase, coding for MDFLMKRDDIQPVILGGDMSTYSLAREFYEAFGVASVVIGMDAISVIKKSRFVRMHIVPDNGRDSIEAAIREIAARDAGKKVIVIANTDDRVELVENIQDALPGNVVCPLPPHDLMSEVSDKVRFQQLCGSYGLDVPKTQVVSLAGEQPIAPAPIAFPLIAKPAASSEYNHYIAQGFQKIYFMHEQAELDHLWAALREAGFAGEFLVQELIEGDDTYMDSLTVYMNRAGEPLLLSGAHVLLEDHAPTLFGNPVAMITTPMPELWEKVVELLRGIGWYGFANIDIKRDPKTGRKLFLDLNPRVGANSFYSAVAGANPMYVLVRDVIDGDATQHRIDRNVLYHRVPVSLARRYVRDAETLALFDECVRRGDVANPSRCKADTLGSRFAGLLMEKNFIRKFAKFYPEPTDTSF
- a CDS encoding ABC transporter ATP-binding protein, with translation MSILHVEDLNVYYGSIHAVKGISFDVEEGEIVTLIGANGAGKSTTLNTVAGLLKPREGKVEFEGESLLGIPPHKIVSRGMALCPEGRRVFLQMSVRDNLEMGAFTRTNSAEVADSLEMVFERFPRLKEREGQSAGTLSGGEQQMLAMGRALMSKPRLLMLDEPSMGLAPILVQEIFNIIKALHDAGTTVLLVEQNARMALSIADRAYVLETGKVSMSGNAADLANDERVKQAYLGG
- the murJ gene encoding murein biosynthesis integral membrane protein MurJ, coding for MALNQEELEERAALAEEDAEVEKKAEQSSNIVSILVIIGRITGFFRTSVQAWAIGALGLASAYTVANNLPNLLYELVMGGMLITSFLPVYMSVKSKRGSKAAAEYASNLTSIVVLVMLVVLALSIVFAVPIVWTQSAGATEGFDSDLAVYFFRWFAIEVVLYALSSLVSGVLNAERDYFASNVAPILNNVITIAGFLIYGYLVNSLGMPMESAIVVLAVANPLGVGVQVLAQVPALLRHGVRLRPHINLHDPALRETLKIGLPTLVLMLISTPTAAVTSSCALSVTPAGASIAYYARVWYVLPFSIFAVPISVTMFTELSGSYMAGKVETFKGYLASGIRKIVFTLVPMTLYLIVFAPCLIAVFTAGSFSGEAAQQTSVYLQCLALALPFYGLSSYLQKACSSMIKMNFYMVATIVATVLQIGICVGLTPVWGLYVVPISSTFFYGSVVIVTLAHIRHELGSIGMRSIVRTTVRALVLGGLGALVGAAILAVLAYAMGPCQGIARGALYCVLGGVPAVLVTFGVAYARGVSEAPFFDALFARVARHAGARRAR
- a CDS encoding ABC transporter ATP-binding protein, coding for MSNMTASERHAAERRERTKMVPLPSDSIVPERDVNERPVLECRHLGIEFGGLKAVDDFNFTVGKTEIAGLIGPNGAGKTTVFNLLTKVYNPTHGMVMLDGQDTAGMDIAAASRAGVARTFQNIRLFSSLSVEDNVKIGLHNQIKEHTAPAVFRLPSYWKAEKQMHERALELLDFFDMGVYANHVAGSLPYGAQRRLEIVRALATNPKLLLLDEPAAGMNPSETAELMDNIRRIRDEFHIAVMLIEHDMDLVMGICEGIAVLNFGKIIAKGTPEQIQSNPQVIEAYLGKQDEEA